Proteins from a single region of Nakamurella deserti:
- a CDS encoding glycosyltransferase family 4 protein, whose product MDILVCGAQKPFMHGGAEMHMDNLTAALIQAGHNAELVRLPVAWEKDRIFDSPLAWRTVPVDAELVIALNFPSYFVSHPNKVVWLLHQHRGAYDAAEAEWSDFGLDDHAIEMQRQLTEWDCRALAEATKLFTTSGVVADRLARYNGLTGRPLYHPAPLTDRLTPGPFGDYVLSPTRLEHNKRPDRIVDGLAHSGVRAVITGRGSLAEQLHDSAERQHVADRLDMPGFVSDEELVRLYANALAVAYAPLDEDYGYVTLQAFQAGKPVVTSSDSGGVLEWVEDGVTGLITDGSPEQMGAAFDRLAADKDWAARLGEAGRRRVKDLNWTTVVETLTS is encoded by the coding sequence GTGGACATCCTGGTCTGCGGGGCCCAGAAGCCCTTCATGCACGGCGGTGCGGAGATGCACATGGACAATCTCACCGCGGCGCTGATCCAGGCGGGACACAACGCCGAGCTGGTCCGGCTGCCGGTGGCCTGGGAGAAGGACCGCATCTTCGACTCGCCGCTGGCCTGGCGCACCGTCCCGGTGGACGCCGAGCTGGTCATCGCGCTGAACTTCCCGTCCTACTTCGTCTCCCACCCCAACAAGGTCGTCTGGCTGCTGCACCAGCACCGTGGAGCCTACGACGCGGCCGAGGCCGAGTGGTCGGACTTCGGTCTGGACGACCACGCCATCGAGATGCAGCGCCAGCTCACCGAATGGGACTGCCGGGCGCTGGCCGAGGCGACGAAGCTGTTCACCACCTCCGGGGTGGTCGCCGACCGGCTGGCCCGCTACAACGGCCTCACCGGCCGGCCGCTGTACCACCCGGCTCCGCTGACCGACCGGCTCACGCCCGGTCCGTTCGGCGACTACGTGCTCTCCCCCACCCGGCTCGAGCACAACAAGCGCCCCGACCGCATCGTCGACGGGCTCGCCCACTCCGGTGTGCGGGCGGTCATCACCGGCCGCGGCAGCCTCGCGGAGCAGCTGCACGACAGCGCCGAGCGCCAGCACGTCGCCGACCGGCTCGACATGCCCGGCTTCGTCTCCGACGAGGAGCTGGTCCGGCTCTACGCGAACGCCCTCGCCGTGGCGTACGCACCGCTGGACGAGGACTACGGCTACGTCACCCTGCAGGCGTTCCAGGCGGGCAAGCCGGTGGTGACCTCGTCGGACTCCGGCGGGGTGCTCGAGTGGGTCGAGGACGGCGTGACCGGCCTCATCACCGACGGCTCCCCCGAGCAGATGGGCGCCGCCTTCGACCGGCTGGCCGCCGACAAGGACTGGGCCGCCCGCCTCGGCGAGGCCGGCCGGCGCCGGGTGAAGGACCTGAACTGGACGACCGTCGTGGAGACTCTCACCTCGTGA
- a CDS encoding class I SAM-dependent methyltransferase has translation MTLPDALDRRLTDELAALPRSAPLVAVPDLPEAPEPEPAAPAAPAPPRRRALPRPAAVKRRARETALRQLDRAIHRIGRTAAARDVVEGLLAERTGEVRAAVDRLEERLAVLSGQLATVTADQGQSVADRINFSLMQNDVTAISGRVDEVLAEMREQERRLLELGMAFAPGAGLGGAAVRFAELREQINSVERRLRHAPAAAAIEGPGAVEVPTAAGTPASVPTGGPGVASELFNYVAFERRFRGDPETIIGMQADRYHALLAAHPPVVDVGCGRAELLEALQGDGIECIGVDTDSGMVAEARARGLDVRHTDVVAFLEAADDHSLGSVFSAHLAEHLELDVLIRFLELSARKLKPGGVFIAETPNPASLIVLGNSYILDPTHVRPLHPSLLAFLCETAGFRQVRLEFYSPATSYQLETIRDADGPAWLRTVNENSERLNEVLFGPQEYAVIATTPE, from the coding sequence ATGACGCTCCCGGACGCGCTCGACCGCCGGTTGACCGACGAGCTGGCCGCGCTGCCGCGGTCGGCTCCGCTGGTGGCCGTCCCCGACCTGCCGGAGGCACCGGAACCCGAGCCCGCCGCACCCGCCGCCCCGGCACCGCCCCGTCGCCGGGCGCTGCCCCGTCCCGCGGCGGTCAAGCGACGCGCGCGGGAGACCGCACTGCGGCAGCTGGACCGGGCCATCCACCGGATCGGGCGGACCGCGGCGGCGCGTGACGTCGTCGAGGGTCTGCTCGCCGAACGGACCGGCGAGGTGCGCGCCGCGGTCGACCGGCTGGAGGAGCGCCTGGCCGTGTTGTCCGGCCAGCTCGCCACGGTGACCGCCGACCAGGGCCAGTCCGTCGCCGACCGGATCAACTTCTCGCTGATGCAGAACGACGTGACCGCGATCAGCGGCCGCGTCGACGAGGTGCTCGCCGAGATGCGCGAGCAGGAGCGCCGGCTGCTGGAGCTCGGCATGGCGTTCGCACCCGGTGCCGGGCTCGGTGGGGCCGCCGTCCGGTTCGCCGAGCTGCGGGAGCAGATCAACAGCGTCGAGCGGCGGCTGCGGCACGCTCCGGCCGCCGCCGCGATCGAGGGACCGGGCGCCGTCGAGGTCCCGACGGCGGCGGGAACGCCCGCGTCGGTGCCGACCGGTGGTCCGGGGGTGGCGTCCGAGCTGTTCAACTACGTCGCCTTCGAGCGCCGCTTCCGGGGCGACCCGGAGACCATCATCGGCATGCAGGCCGACCGCTACCACGCGCTTCTCGCCGCCCACCCGCCGGTGGTGGACGTCGGTTGCGGGCGTGCGGAGCTGCTCGAGGCGTTGCAGGGCGACGGCATCGAGTGCATCGGGGTGGACACCGACTCGGGCATGGTCGCCGAGGCCCGGGCGCGCGGGTTGGACGTCCGGCACACCGACGTCGTCGCCTTCCTGGAGGCCGCCGACGACCACAGCCTCGGGTCGGTGTTCTCCGCGCACCTGGCCGAGCACCTCGAACTGGACGTGCTGATCCGGTTCCTGGAGCTGTCGGCGCGCAAGCTCAAGCCGGGCGGGGTGTTCATCGCCGAGACGCCCAACCCCGCGTCGCTGATCGTGCTGGGGAACTCCTACATCCTGGATCCGACCCACGTCCGGCCGCTGCACCCGTCGCTGCTGGCGTTCCTGTGCGAGACGGCCGGGTTCCGGCAGGTCCGGCTGGAGTTCTACTCGCCGGCGACGTCCTACCAGTTGGAGACGATCCGCGACGCCGACGGCCCCGCGTGGCTGCGCACCGTCAACGAGAACTCCGAGCGGCTCAACGAGGTGCTCTTCGGGCCGCAGGAGTACGCGGTCATCGCCACCACCCCGGAGTGA
- a CDS encoding CAP domain-containing protein, with protein MSLAVALIADESATTRRPVPRVLHLLTVLVVALTCAFTSVAVAPTASADNAPLSDFDARMLTLVNNARTAAGLPALKPAAGLVNLSLFWSDQMANGVTNGELKHNPDAFKQTLTYGASNRTSWAENVAKWTPTSTSADQIFNAYWASPGHKANIMGASYRFVGIASVSNAKGVSYNTMTFTDKADNAGTSWAKNRYSNTIYAVNGTSRHGVSYDEWATAGFPSPGGTNTEYVKYPWADAVYAVTFWPGTWEWDKMDFAEWSRAGYPTPRTAGWIEGSTIWKYRNAAEIYITDPDGLQHALTYAEWAATNFMAPTVR; from the coding sequence ATGTCGCTCGCTGTTGCGCTCATCGCCGATGAGTCCGCCACCACCCGCCGTCCCGTGCCGCGTGTGCTGCATCTGTTGACGGTGCTCGTGGTCGCCCTGACCTGTGCGTTCACCTCGGTCGCCGTGGCGCCGACGGCGTCGGCCGACAACGCGCCGCTGTCGGACTTCGACGCCCGGATGTTGACCCTGGTCAACAACGCGCGCACCGCGGCCGGGCTGCCCGCGCTCAAGCCGGCCGCCGGCCTGGTCAACCTCTCGCTGTTCTGGTCCGACCAGATGGCCAACGGCGTCACCAACGGCGAGCTGAAGCACAACCCCGACGCGTTCAAGCAGACGCTGACCTACGGCGCCTCCAACCGCACCTCGTGGGCGGAGAACGTCGCCAAGTGGACGCCGACCTCCACCTCGGCCGATCAGATCTTCAACGCCTACTGGGCCTCGCCCGGCCACAAGGCCAACATCATGGGCGCCTCCTACCGCTTCGTCGGCATCGCCAGCGTCAGCAACGCCAAGGGCGTCAGCTACAACACGATGACCTTCACCGACAAGGCCGACAACGCCGGCACCAGCTGGGCCAAGAACCGTTACAGCAACACCATCTACGCGGTCAACGGCACCTCCCGCCACGGTGTGAGCTACGACGAGTGGGCCACCGCCGGCTTCCCGTCGCCCGGCGGCACGAACACCGAGTACGTCAAGTACCCGTGGGCCGACGCCGTCTACGCGGTGACGTTCTGGCCGGGGACCTGGGAGTGGGACAAGATGGACTTCGCCGAGTGGTCCAGGGCCGGCTACCCGACGCCGCGCACCGCCGGCTGGATCGAGGGCTCGACCATCTGGAAGTACCGCAACGCCGCCGAGATCTACATCACCGATCCGGACGGTCTGCAGCACGCCCTCACCTACGCCGAGTGGGCCGCGACCAACTTCATGGCTCCGACCGTCCGCTGA
- the rfbD gene encoding dTDP-4-dehydrorhamnose reductase: MTALLVTGAFGQLGSDVRAVAAAAGVPVVAHGSRDLDITDGAAVSAAVAAFAAAHPGGVVVNAAAYTAVDDAETHPDAAYAVNATGPGLLAAAAAAAGLGLIHVSTDYVFPGDATVPYEPSDPTGPTSVYGASKLAGEQAVLAAHPAAHVVRTAWVYGATGANFVKTMCRLESSRPTVSVVNDQVGSPTWSVDLATGLLELARAEVAGGVLHCTNAGATTWFDFTRAIFAEIGADPERVHPTSSADFRRPAPRPAYSVLSGRSWAAAGLTPLRPWPEALHEAFAAVGDALRPAAAVAAEPR, from the coding sequence ATGACCGCCCTGCTCGTCACCGGCGCGTTCGGCCAGCTGGGCTCGGACGTGCGGGCGGTCGCGGCCGCCGCCGGGGTGCCCGTGGTCGCCCACGGCTCGCGCGATCTCGACATCACCGACGGCGCGGCGGTCTCCGCGGCCGTCGCCGCCTTCGCCGCGGCCCATCCGGGCGGGGTGGTGGTGAACGCCGCCGCCTACACCGCGGTCGACGACGCCGAGACCCATCCGGACGCCGCCTACGCGGTCAACGCCACCGGGCCGGGGCTGCTGGCCGCGGCGGCGGCCGCGGCCGGCCTCGGGTTGATCCACGTCTCGACCGACTACGTCTTCCCCGGTGACGCGACGGTGCCCTACGAGCCGTCCGACCCGACGGGACCGACCTCGGTGTACGGGGCCAGCAAGCTGGCCGGTGAGCAGGCGGTCCTGGCGGCGCACCCCGCGGCGCACGTGGTCCGTACCGCCTGGGTCTACGGCGCGACCGGGGCCAATTTCGTGAAGACGATGTGCCGCCTGGAGTCGAGTCGGCCGACGGTGTCGGTGGTCAACGACCAGGTCGGGTCGCCGACGTGGTCGGTGGACCTGGCGACCGGACTGCTGGAGCTGGCCCGGGCCGAGGTGGCCGGCGGTGTCCTGCACTGCACCAACGCGGGCGCGACGACGTGGTTCGACTTCACCCGGGCGATCTTCGCCGAGATCGGTGCCGACCCGGAGCGGGTGCACCCGACGAGCTCGGCCGACTTCCGCCGCCCCGCCCCGCGGCCGGCGTACTCGGTGTTGTCCGGCCGGTCCTGGGCGGCGGCCGGGCTGACTCCGCTCCGCCCGTGGCCGGAGGCCCTGCACGAGGCGTTCGCCGCGGTCGGCGACGCGCTGCGTCCGGCGGCGGCCGTGGCGGCCGAGCCGCGCTGA
- the rfbB gene encoding dTDP-glucose 4,6-dehydratase encodes MRILVTGGAGFIGSAFVRNLLSDQYPGLEGAQVTVLDKLTYAGNLANLAPVADSDRYSFVQGDICDAAVVAELVKASDAVVHFAAESHVDRSIYGGADFVLTNVLGTQTLLQAALDADLTKFVHVSTDEVYGSISEGSWTEDWPLQPNSPYSASKASSDLVAQAYAKTHKLPVCITRCSNNYGYYQFPEKVIPLFVTNLIDGGTVPLYGDGSNIRDWLHVDDHCRGIALVLAGGRPGETYNIGGGTELTNKELTGLLLQATGRDWDAVVPVEDRKGHDLRYSVDIGKISTELGYAPQVPFDRGLAETVEWYRTNRDWWEPLKVRSALDRTS; translated from the coding sequence ATGCGCATTCTCGTCACCGGCGGTGCCGGCTTCATCGGTTCGGCGTTCGTCCGCAACCTCCTGTCCGACCAGTACCCGGGACTGGAGGGTGCGCAGGTCACGGTGCTCGACAAGCTCACGTACGCCGGCAACCTGGCCAACCTCGCTCCGGTCGCCGATTCCGACCGCTACAGCTTCGTGCAGGGCGACATCTGCGACGCGGCCGTGGTGGCCGAGCTGGTCAAGGCCAGTGACGCGGTGGTGCACTTCGCCGCGGAGTCCCACGTCGACCGGTCGATCTACGGCGGCGCCGACTTCGTGCTGACCAACGTGCTCGGCACGCAGACGCTGCTGCAGGCGGCCCTGGACGCCGACCTCACCAAGTTCGTGCACGTCTCCACCGACGAGGTCTACGGCTCGATCAGCGAGGGTTCCTGGACCGAGGACTGGCCGTTGCAGCCGAACTCGCCGTACTCGGCGTCCAAGGCGTCGTCGGACCTCGTCGCCCAGGCCTACGCCAAGACCCACAAGCTGCCCGTCTGCATCACCCGCTGCTCGAACAACTACGGCTACTACCAGTTCCCCGAGAAGGTCATCCCGCTGTTCGTCACCAACCTCATCGACGGCGGCACGGTACCGCTGTACGGCGACGGCTCCAACATCCGCGACTGGCTGCACGTGGACGACCACTGCCGTGGCATCGCTCTGGTGCTGGCCGGCGGCCGGCCGGGGGAGACCTACAACATCGGCGGCGGCACCGAGCTGACCAACAAGGAACTCACCGGACTGCTGCTGCAGGCCACCGGACGTGACTGGGACGCGGTCGTCCCCGTCGAGGACCGCAAGGGCCACGATCTGCGCTACTCCGTCGACATCGGCAAGATCAGCACGGAGCTCGGCTACGCGCCGCAGGTGCCGTTCGACCGGGGCCTGGCCGAGACCGTCGAGTGGTACCGCACCAACCGCGACTGGTGGGAGCCGCTCAAGGTGCGCTCCGCCCTCGACCGCACCTCCTGA
- a CDS encoding LCP family protein: protein MTDRQDGPPPRGPRRYGPSAGAPRTGGEPIVPPRRPLDDATGTRPGGSDRSARRGETGRAPWPADSGRPVRSGDAGERRRPDNPDHHGARTPDGHRRTPDGFRADPARPDGWSPQPHRPGGSALGGDGPDRSGADGNRSDRDRDRDRDNIDGYRRDRYRPDGYRPAGDRGPDGYRAEGYRPDGYRPDGYRADGYRTDGSGPDGPVGPRAWSAAEGRPTAGRPPATRAFLPEHDRRPAAPVPPVDRPSGVPRQRPAAPAALREPVRATPPAEADTARDRWRRKLWIGRLVAGVLSLLTLLGSGFVSFVSDSAGQQAEGIISDCAGGFACTGTTILLVGSDARVDAEGNPLSDEELRAVATEADGGGTSTDTMMLIHIPAGGGQATAVSIPRDSWIENPPPGPSNDGDELVPYAANKVNSFYGSAKFYTQERLVAAGGSDPATIERDSSNAGRKMLISVLEGVTGTHIDHYAEINLFGFYLLSNAIGGVPVCLVAPVDDPFSGAVFDAGPQEVQGTAALSFVRQRHGLPNGDLDRVTRQQAFLSGAISKVLSVGTLSNPATLASLVEAANRSIVLSDGFNLLELAEQMSSISSGNITFETIPTHGPEQSTSSDALHIDVAEIRQLFATIEDPDAAAGTAPASGTETSDAAVDRSAVTVDVQNATVTGGLAAGTSEGLTSMGWGAGEVSQFPGTTADEQQATTTISASSADAAAAALLRQDLGYGEVTVDDSLTAGRVLVVVGLDSPDAAGLRAGGVAFAGGTPVFVRAAAGEPINAATPGCVN from the coding sequence ATGACCGATCGCCAGGACGGCCCCCCGCCGCGGGGACCGCGCCGGTACGGTCCCAGCGCCGGCGCTCCCCGCACCGGCGGGGAGCCGATCGTGCCGCCGCGGCGCCCGCTGGACGACGCCACCGGCACGCGTCCCGGCGGGTCCGACCGCAGCGCCCGCCGCGGCGAGACCGGCCGCGCACCCTGGCCGGCGGACTCCGGCCGGCCGGTCCGGTCCGGCGACGCGGGCGAGCGCCGGCGACCCGACAACCCCGACCACCACGGCGCCCGTACGCCCGACGGCCACCGCCGCACCCCCGACGGATTCCGGGCGGATCCGGCCCGGCCCGACGGCTGGTCCCCGCAGCCTCACCGCCCGGGCGGCTCAGCCCTCGGTGGAGACGGCCCCGACCGCTCCGGCGCCGACGGCAACCGCTCCGACCGCGACCGCGACCGCGACCGCGACAACATCGACGGCTACCGGCGCGACCGGTACCGCCCTGACGGCTACCGCCCCGCCGGCGACCGCGGCCCCGACGGGTACCGCGCCGAGGGCTACCGGCCCGACGGATACCGGCCCGACGGCTACCGTGCCGACGGCTACCGCACGGACGGGTCCGGCCCTGACGGGCCGGTCGGTCCCCGGGCCTGGTCCGCCGCCGAGGGACGACCGACCGCCGGGCGCCCGCCCGCCACCCGGGCCTTCCTCCCCGAGCACGACCGCCGCCCCGCCGCCCCGGTCCCGCCCGTCGACCGACCGTCCGGCGTCCCCCGCCAGCGGCCGGCCGCACCCGCCGCCCTGCGCGAGCCCGTCCGGGCGACCCCGCCGGCCGAGGCCGACACCGCCCGCGACCGCTGGCGCCGCAAGCTGTGGATCGGCCGGCTCGTCGCCGGGGTGCTGTCGCTGCTGACGCTGCTCGGCTCGGGCTTCGTGTCGTTCGTGTCCGACAGCGCCGGTCAGCAGGCCGAGGGCATCATCTCCGACTGCGCGGGCGGCTTCGCCTGCACGGGCACCACGATCCTGCTCGTCGGTTCCGACGCCCGGGTGGACGCCGAGGGCAACCCGCTGTCCGACGAGGAGCTGCGGGCCGTCGCCACCGAGGCCGACGGCGGCGGGACCAGCACCGACACCATGATGCTCATCCACATCCCGGCCGGCGGCGGTCAGGCCACCGCGGTGTCGATCCCCCGGGACTCGTGGATCGAGAACCCGCCCCCCGGCCCGTCGAACGACGGCGACGAGCTCGTGCCCTACGCCGCCAACAAGGTCAACTCCTTCTACGGCAGCGCGAAGTTCTACACCCAGGAGCGGCTCGTCGCCGCGGGCGGCAGCGACCCGGCCACCATAGAGCGTGATTCGAGCAACGCCGGCCGCAAGATGCTGATCAGCGTGCTCGAGGGCGTCACCGGAACCCACATCGACCACTACGCCGAGATCAACCTGTTCGGTTTCTACCTGCTGTCCAACGCGATCGGCGGGGTGCCGGTCTGCCTGGTCGCACCGGTGGACGACCCCTTCTCCGGCGCGGTGTTCGACGCCGGCCCGCAGGAGGTGCAGGGCACCGCCGCACTGTCGTTCGTGCGGCAGCGGCACGGACTGCCCAACGGGGACCTCGACCGGGTCACCCGTCAGCAGGCGTTCCTGTCGGGGGCGATCTCCAAGGTGCTGTCGGTCGGGACCCTGAGCAATCCGGCGACGCTGGCGTCGCTGGTGGAGGCGGCCAACCGCTCCATCGTGCTCAGCGACGGCTTCAACCTGCTGGAACTGGCCGAGCAGATGTCGTCCATCAGCTCCGGCAACATCACCTTCGAGACCATCCCGACGCACGGCCCCGAGCAGTCCACCAGCTCGGACGCACTGCACATCGACGTCGCCGAGATCCGGCAGCTGTTCGCCACCATCGAGGACCCGGACGCCGCCGCCGGCACCGCGCCGGCCTCGGGGACCGAGACCTCCGACGCCGCGGTGGACCGCTCCGCGGTCACCGTCGACGTCCAGAACGCCACCGTCACCGGTGGTCTGGCCGCCGGCACCTCGGAGGGACTGACGTCGATGGGCTGGGGGGCGGGCGAGGTCAGCCAGTTCCCCGGGACCACCGCCGACGAGCAGCAGGCCACCACCACCATCTCCGCGTCCAGCGCCGATGCCGCCGCCGCGGCCCTGCTGCGGCAGGACCTCGGCTACGGCGAGGTCACGGTCGACGACTCGCTGACCGCCGGCCGGGTGCTCGTGGTCGTCGGGCTGGACTCGCCGGACGCCGCCGGACTGCGCGCCGGCGGGGTCGCCTTCGCCGGCGGCACGCCGGTGTTCGTCCGGGCCGCCGCCGGTGAGCCGATCAACGCCGCCACCCCGGGATGCGTGAACTGA
- a CDS encoding TIGR03089 family protein — protein sequence MRELMAATPVIDTALASLTHDPSRPRVTGYTADGRTELSGTVLRNWASKVAGLLLDELGAAPGDEVLVTTPAHWQTAGILLGAWWAGMSVTDTEGPDVVAAFVPPGGDAVCDEIFVVSGHPLGLGLTGLPPHQRDYTSSVLGQADRFTARTATPAARALRSGSTVIPAATLHGAMTAPSGIVPGQRVLTAGEWSFDGAVPGVVRLLLRPLSTGASVIHSTDLDPAGDGDAWAHRAEVEKADVTIGVDVAGLPRLG from the coding sequence ATGCGTGAACTGATGGCGGCCACCCCGGTCATCGACACCGCGCTCGCGTCGCTGACCCACGACCCCAGCCGGCCCCGGGTGACCGGCTACACCGCCGACGGACGCACCGAGCTGTCCGGCACGGTGCTGCGCAACTGGGCGTCCAAGGTCGCGGGCCTGCTGCTCGACGAGCTGGGTGCGGCCCCCGGTGACGAGGTGCTGGTGACGACGCCGGCGCACTGGCAGACCGCCGGAATCCTCCTCGGCGCCTGGTGGGCCGGGATGTCGGTCACCGACACCGAGGGACCGGACGTGGTCGCGGCGTTCGTGCCGCCCGGCGGGGACGCCGTGTGCGACGAGATCTTCGTGGTCAGCGGGCATCCCCTCGGGCTGGGGCTGACCGGGCTGCCGCCGCACCAGCGCGACTACACGTCCTCGGTGCTGGGCCAGGCCGACCGGTTCACCGCGCGGACGGCGACACCGGCGGCACGGGCGCTGCGGTCGGGGTCGACGGTGATCCCGGCGGCGACGCTGCACGGCGCCATGACCGCGCCGTCCGGGATCGTGCCCGGCCAGCGGGTGCTGACGGCGGGAGAGTGGTCGTTCGACGGCGCCGTGCCCGGCGTGGTCCGCCTGCTGCTGCGCCCGCTGAGCACCGGGGCGTCGGTCATCCACTCGACCGATCTCGACCCGGCCGGGGACGGCGACGCCTGGGCGCACCGGGCCGAGGTCGAGAAGGCGGACGTGACGATCGGCGTGGACGTGGCGGGCCTGCCCCGGTTGGGCTGA
- a CDS encoding acyl-CoA dehydrogenase family protein: MTTLFALTDDQLAVREVIREIAGKEIAPWAAECDEDERYPVEAQKALTASGFHAVHISEQYDGPGADALTTLLVIEEVARVCASSSLIPAVNKLGSMPILLSGSEELKQAVLPSIASGEAMISYALSEREAGSDAAAMRTRAVRDGDEWVLNGTKCWITNAGVSSWYTVMAVTEPGVGARGISAFAVHADDPGFEVGAKERKLGIKGSPTREIHFQQCRIPSWRIIGEPGTGFRTAMATLDHTRPTIGAQAVGIAQGALDLSVSHLKDRRQFGKSLSEFQGLQFMVADMAMSIEAARTLVYQAAAATEAGAANATFLSSAAKCLASDTAMKVTTDAVQLLGGAGYTRDLPAERMMRDAKITQIYEGTNQIQRLVMARSLLR, translated from the coding sequence ATGACGACGCTCTTCGCGCTGACCGACGACCAGCTCGCGGTGCGGGAGGTGATCCGGGAGATCGCCGGGAAGGAGATCGCGCCGTGGGCCGCCGAATGCGACGAGGACGAGCGGTATCCCGTCGAGGCGCAGAAGGCCCTGACCGCGTCGGGCTTCCACGCGGTGCACATTTCGGAGCAGTACGACGGGCCCGGGGCGGACGCCCTGACCACTCTGCTCGTCATCGAGGAGGTGGCGCGGGTGTGCGCGTCGTCCTCGCTGATCCCGGCGGTCAACAAGCTCGGCTCGATGCCGATCCTGCTGAGCGGATCCGAGGAACTGAAGCAGGCGGTGCTGCCGTCGATCGCCTCCGGTGAGGCGATGATCTCCTACGCGCTGAGCGAGCGGGAGGCCGGCAGCGACGCCGCGGCGATGCGGACCCGGGCGGTGCGCGACGGCGACGAGTGGGTGCTCAACGGCACCAAGTGCTGGATCACCAACGCCGGGGTGAGCAGCTGGTACACCGTGATGGCGGTGACCGAACCCGGGGTCGGGGCCAGGGGGATCTCGGCCTTCGCGGTGCACGCCGACGATCCGGGTTTCGAGGTCGGGGCCAAGGAGCGCAAGCTCGGCATCAAGGGGTCACCGACCCGGGAGATCCACTTCCAGCAGTGCCGGATCCCGTCCTGGCGGATCATCGGCGAGCCGGGCACCGGGTTCCGGACGGCGATGGCGACGCTGGACCACACCCGCCCGACCATCGGTGCGCAGGCCGTCGGCATCGCGCAGGGGGCGCTGGATCTGTCGGTGAGCCACCTGAAGGACCGCCGGCAGTTCGGGAAGTCGCTGTCGGAGTTCCAGGGGCTGCAGTTCATGGTCGCCGACATGGCGATGTCGATCGAGGCGGCCCGGACGCTGGTCTACCAGGCGGCCGCGGCCACCGAGGCCGGTGCGGCGAACGCCACGTTCCTGTCGTCGGCGGCGAAGTGCCTGGCCAGCGACACGGCGATGAAGGTGACGACGGACGCCGTCCAGTTGTTGGGCGGGGCCGGCTACACCCGGGACCTGCCCGCCGAGCGGATGATGCGCGACGCGAAGATCACCCAGATCTACGAGGGCACCAACCAGATCCAGCGCCTGGTGATGGCCCGCTCGTTGCTGCGCTGA
- the thpR gene encoding RNA 2',3'-cyclic phosphodiesterase: MRLFAAVVPPPEAVGHLEEFLDGLRTARPDLRWVPPARWHLTLQFLGECGPYEVERQRDRWERRALRSRPMQVRLAGAGAFPHPWMARAVWVGLAGAVDAFSALAADDQVPHLTVARTRERAELSALVDEVAHYDGPTWTAHELVLVESRLGAETGPRYRPLETVPLGEESDRYGSWALPG; encoded by the coding sequence ATGCGGCTCTTCGCGGCGGTCGTGCCGCCACCCGAGGCCGTCGGACATCTCGAGGAGTTCCTCGACGGGTTGCGCACCGCGCGCCCCGATCTGCGGTGGGTCCCGCCCGCGCGGTGGCACCTGACGCTGCAGTTCCTGGGCGAGTGCGGACCGTACGAGGTCGAACGGCAACGCGACCGGTGGGAGCGCCGTGCCCTGCGCAGCCGGCCGATGCAGGTCCGACTGGCCGGCGCCGGGGCGTTCCCGCACCCGTGGATGGCCCGGGCGGTGTGGGTCGGGCTGGCCGGTGCGGTCGACGCCTTCTCGGCCCTCGCGGCGGACGACCAGGTGCCGCACCTGACCGTCGCCCGGACCCGGGAGCGCGCCGAGCTGTCGGCGCTGGTGGACGAGGTGGCGCACTACGACGGCCCGACGTGGACCGCTCACGAGCTGGTGCTCGTCGAGTCCCGGCTGGGCGCCGAGACCGGGCCGCGCTACCGGCCGCTGGAGACCGTCCCGCTGGGCGAGGAGAGCGACCGCTACGGATCCTGGGCCCTCCCGGGCTGA
- the purE gene encoding 5-(carboxyamino)imidazole ribonucleotide mutase produces MGSDSDWNVMKAAADVLRDFDVPHEVSVVSAHRTPDRMIDYARTAADRGLKVIIAGAGGAAHLPGMVASTTVLPVIGVPVPLARLDGMDSLLSIVQMPTGIPVATVSIGGAANAGLLAVRILATGSPRLAGRLADHAASLADMVIEKDAALQRAITG; encoded by the coding sequence ATGGGTTCCGATTCCGACTGGAACGTGATGAAGGCCGCGGCCGACGTCCTGCGCGACTTCGACGTCCCCCACGAGGTCTCCGTGGTGTCGGCCCACCGCACCCCGGACCGGATGATCGACTACGCCCGCACGGCGGCCGACCGCGGTCTCAAGGTGATCATCGCCGGCGCCGGCGGTGCGGCCCATCTGCCCGGGATGGTCGCCTCGACCACCGTGCTGCCGGTGATCGGTGTGCCGGTGCCGCTGGCCCGGCTGGACGGGATGGACTCGCTGCTCTCGATCGTCCAGATGCCGACCGGCATCCCGGTGGCCACGGTGTCCATCGGCGGTGCCGCCAACGCCGGTCTGCTGGCCGTCCGGATCCTGGCGACCGGATCGCCGCGACTGGCTGGCCGGTTGGCCGACCACGCCGCTAGTCTCGCGGACATGGTGATCGAAAAGGATGCGGCCCTGCAGCGGGCCATCACTGGTTGA